A DNA window from Maribellus comscasis contains the following coding sequences:
- a CDS encoding TonB-dependent receptor, translating into MRKLCGVFVAIFILGSAINAQDLYILSGAVTDNDNSVLPGASVVLSSGKKGTVTDADGHFSFSELKAGTYFISVSFVGYKTFRDTLKIRSDQNVHIKLQPSVMTLNEVVVKDNYAQKQKREDSRNIEVVNDRFVKMNLSGSLMKSLERLPGVSTIDIGSGQSKPVIRGLGFNRIVVAENGIKHEGQQWGEDHGLEIDQYAVDRVEVVKGPASLMFGSDAIGGVINIKQLDVPAENSYGGSVDLTGKSNNDLLGTSVDVFARKKALYFTGRVTLLDYGDYRVPTDRVEIYSYKAALYKNFLRNTAGNEQDFHLSFGAIGQQFTTRFYFSDLFSKSGFFANAHGLEPRNVDTALHDRSSRDVQYPYQEVSHLKATNQSEWHGENFNVEMELGFQNNSRKEWSQYVSHGYMPANFPDTMSFDADLERQFDKDVYSGNLKVSFETIESLSLTAGVNSEFQNNDIGGRGFIIPAFTQIAAGTFLYGKYYLSPNSILQAGLRFDYGEINTEEYSDWFPSPVVTDDDTVWSYLQRAPEMTRIFHNISWSVGFNQNWEKVSLKANIGKSFRMPIAKELAANGVNYHRFSYEVGDPDLSAEVSYQLDLGGEYNSGDFAVGLSPFVNYFPNYIYLNPTSEHDRLYGNGNQVFYYMQSEVLRFGGEIHVHYRVFNPLTVGMIGEYVYSEQLSGEKKGFTLPFSPPASLLFNAKYSKENIGWFKSPYFSVDYKLVARQTRIVAPEEKTPGYQVVNLSLGGDVGFRNQKISIAFQIQNLFNRKYFNHTSYYRLINVPEAGRNFVLNINIPFNNNFKK; encoded by the coding sequence ATGAGAAAACTTTGTGGGGTATTTGTTGCCATCTTTATTTTGGGTTCGGCAATAAATGCCCAGGACTTATACATTTTGTCGGGAGCTGTTACCGATAACGATAACAGTGTTTTACCCGGTGCTTCTGTTGTTTTATCTTCCGGAAAAAAAGGAACAGTTACAGACGCTGATGGTCACTTTTCTTTTTCTGAATTGAAGGCCGGAACATATTTCATCAGTGTATCTTTTGTCGGTTATAAGACCTTCAGGGATACACTAAAAATACGTTCAGATCAGAATGTTCATATAAAATTGCAACCTTCTGTAATGACTTTAAATGAAGTTGTGGTAAAGGATAATTATGCGCAGAAGCAAAAAAGGGAAGACTCGCGAAATATTGAAGTTGTAAACGACCGTTTTGTGAAGATGAATCTTTCCGGTAGTCTAATGAAATCGCTGGAGCGTTTGCCCGGAGTAAGTACAATTGACATTGGTTCCGGCCAGTCGAAACCCGTAATTCGGGGCTTGGGATTTAACCGTATTGTGGTTGCCGAAAATGGAATAAAACATGAAGGCCAACAATGGGGCGAAGACCATGGTTTGGAAATTGATCAGTACGCCGTCGATCGCGTGGAAGTAGTAAAAGGTCCAGCTTCGTTAATGTTTGGTTCGGATGCTATTGGCGGTGTTATCAATATAAAACAACTCGATGTTCCAGCTGAAAACTCGTATGGTGGCTCGGTTGATTTAACCGGAAAAAGCAACAACGATTTACTCGGAACATCGGTTGATGTTTTTGCCCGGAAAAAGGCGCTTTACTTTACCGGTCGAGTTACTTTACTCGATTATGGCGATTATCGTGTTCCTACGGATAGAGTCGAAATTTATTCATACAAGGCAGCACTTTACAAAAACTTTTTACGAAATACCGCTGGAAACGAACAGGATTTTCATCTTTCGTTCGGAGCCATCGGGCAGCAGTTTACAACACGGTTTTATTTTAGTGATTTGTTTAGTAAAAGTGGCTTTTTTGCCAATGCGCACGGTTTGGAACCAAGAAATGTAGATACTGCTTTGCACGATCGCTCCAGCAGAGATGTTCAGTATCCTTATCAGGAGGTGAGCCATTTAAAAGCTACCAACCAAAGCGAGTGGCACGGCGAAAATTTCAATGTGGAAATGGAACTTGGCTTTCAGAACAATTCAAGAAAAGAATGGAGCCAGTATGTGAGCCATGGTTACATGCCGGCAAACTTTCCTGATACGATGTCGTTTGATGCCGATTTGGAACGACAGTTTGATAAGGATGTATACTCCGGTAACCTGAAAGTTTCTTTTGAGACGATTGAGAGTTTATCGTTGACAGCTGGCGTAAACTCGGAATTTCAGAATAACGATATTGGTGGCAGGGGATTTATAATTCCGGCTTTTACACAAATTGCTGCAGGGACATTTTTATATGGAAAATATTATTTATCGCCCAACAGCATTTTACAGGCTGGCTTGCGCTTTGATTATGGAGAAATAAACACGGAAGAGTATTCTGATTGGTTTCCAAGCCCGGTTGTAACCGATGACGATACCGTTTGGAGCTATTTGCAACGTGCACCGGAAATGACAAGAATTTTCCACAATATTTCGTGGTCGGTTGGTTTTAATCAGAATTGGGAAAAAGTAAGTCTGAAAGCCAACATCGGGAAAAGTTTCCGAATGCCAATTGCAAAAGAACTGGCGGCTAATGGTGTAAATTACCACCGCTTTAGTTACGAAGTTGGCGACCCTGATTTGTCAGCTGAGGTTTCGTATCAACTGGATTTGGGCGGAGAATACAATTCCGGGGATTTTGCAGTCGGCCTTAGCCCGTTTGTAAATTATTTCCCGAATTACATTTATTTGAATCCTACGTCAGAACACGATCGTTTGTATGGAAATGGGAACCAGGTTTTCTATTATATGCAAAGCGAAGTACTCCGTTTTGGTGGCGAAATTCATGTGCACTATCGCGTATTTAATCCGTTGACGGTTGGAATGATTGGAGAGTATGTTTATTCCGAGCAGCTTTCGGGAGAAAAGAAAGGTTTTACCTTGCCGTTTTCACCGCCGGCATCCTTGCTGTTTAATGCGAAATATTCGAAGGAAAATATAGGCTGGTTCAAAAGTCCTTATTTTTCAGTTGACTACAAGCTGGTTGCCCGTCAAACCCGAATTGTGGCACCCGAGGAAAAAACACCGGGATATCAGGTGGTTAATCTTTCGTTGGGGGGAGATGTCGGATTTCGAAATCAGAAAATATCCATTGCTTTTCAAATTCAAAACTTGTTCAACAGGAAATATTTCAATCATACAAGTTATTACCGGCTGATTAATGTGCCGGAGGCAGGAAGAAATTTTGTCTTAAACATTAATATTCCATTTAATAACAATTTTAAAAAGTAA
- a CDS encoding glycoside hydrolase family 88/105 protein: MKAFIISLAFVFIVLAQTASGQNVKDAPKTAIKLANTVMARYDSLICYNNNKPSYGYDYAFLGWAIDKLGKYDQKYSDYMQAYIDYFVDENGEIKGYRVSDYNIDQIRPGLNMLELAEKTDGEKYKIAIETLVEQIKNQPRTNSGGFWHKKRYPYQMWLDGLYMASPFVARYARDYGQPDFFDEVTFQIQEVYQRTLDKETGLVYHAWDESREQKWSNPKTGQSKHFWSRATGWYMMAMVDVLDYLPENHPQKDGVISILQKLSGALLKIQDEETGLWYQVLDQGGREGNYLETSGSAMIIYAFAKGAKKGYLDKSYLKIADSAFDSLMKNLVVTGDDGLPALTNVCGACGLGGNPYRAGDYNYYISEKRIDNDQKGMAPLILAAIVLNK; this comes from the coding sequence ATGAAAGCTTTTATTATTTCCCTGGCGTTTGTTTTTATTGTTCTGGCGCAAACGGCAAGTGGACAGAATGTAAAAGACGCTCCGAAAACAGCCATTAAACTTGCCAATACGGTTATGGCGCGATATGATAGTTTAATCTGTTACAACAATAACAAACCCTCGTACGGCTATGATTATGCTTTTTTAGGTTGGGCCATCGATAAACTGGGAAAATATGATCAAAAATATTCGGATTACATGCAGGCTTATATCGATTATTTTGTTGACGAAAATGGCGAAATAAAGGGATACCGCGTATCAGATTATAACATCGACCAAATTCGTCCGGGATTAAACATGCTGGAACTAGCTGAAAAAACAGATGGCGAAAAATACAAAATTGCCATTGAAACTTTGGTGGAGCAAATAAAAAATCAGCCACGAACAAATTCCGGTGGATTTTGGCATAAGAAGCGCTATCCATATCAAATGTGGCTCGATGGACTTTATATGGCGTCGCCGTTTGTAGCAAGGTATGCGCGGGATTATGGGCAGCCTGATTTTTTTGATGAAGTGACATTTCAGATTCAGGAAGTGTACCAACGAACACTGGACAAAGAAACAGGCCTGGTTTATCATGCGTGGGACGAGAGCCGTGAACAAAAATGGAGTAACCCGAAAACGGGACAATCAAAACATTTTTGGAGCCGGGCAACCGGTTGGTACATGATGGCGATGGTTGACGTACTCGATTATCTCCCTGAAAATCATCCGCAAAAAGATGGGGTTATCTCAATTTTGCAGAAATTAAGCGGCGCCCTTTTAAAAATTCAGGATGAAGAAACGGGTCTTTGGTACCAGGTATTGGATCAGGGAGGAAGAGAAGGAAATTACCTGGAAACATCGGGAAGTGCCATGATAATTTACGCTTTTGCCAAAGGGGCAAAAAAAGGTTACCTCGACAAGTCTTACCTCAAAATTGCCGATTCCGCATTTGACAGTTTGATGAAAAACCTGGTTGTTACCGGAGACGACGGATTACCCGCTTTGACCAATGTTTGCGGAGCGTGTGGTTTAGGCGGAAATCCATACCGGGCAGGCGATTACAACTACTATATTTCTGAAAAAAGGATTGATAATGACCAAAAAGGAATGGCACCGCTAATTTTAGCTGCCATTGTATTAAATAAATAA
- a CDS encoding alpha/beta hydrolase family protein, with translation MKKTKPITILCILFVFHFGLNAQISYNALPWRMSTAYNNYLLRDVHQQYADRKIEIEKAFASKEKMIAYRDDCIQRYKKIMGGLPEKGNLNARFTGSSAYEGFRIEKIIFESLPHRYVTANLYIPDGEGPFPAALQLCGHGLGGKIPASNSALLFAQNGIAVLVVDPIGQGERIQFIDDESNTLTRGATTEHTLLNAGANLLGTSLAALEFWDNHRAIDYLVSREDIDKNNIGAYGSSGGGTQTSYLIGLDERIKVASVCSYFTQREKVLEVYGPSDGCQHIPYEGKEHLEIADFVLMMGPKPVLILSGKYDFVDYWGATQAFKELKKGYTALGSPEKVSMFSVENGHGMPKPKREALVTWFKKWMLNDDTPVVETELFHIPEEDLQCTGTGQVNSAIADNISVPDYFLDEAKTTEEQRIEFLKNDLKTITGKVNEILCIGNELEEIFPEQTGEIKMRTYDIQKYQIIRPEQMPLPCVLVLPGNITPESQITIFLNEGGKDEILSDARTMESYANQGEILIVADLRGYGETSDPLSLNDTKYWNREYRNAMISKHIGKPIVGQRVIDVKTILDFVDTESILKGRIVKIKANGTYGPVAVHATFLDERISKTEITGSIKSYTEFLKNPMQRNVYSNVLYGVLQYYDLKDLIEISGKNRIRFLD, from the coding sequence GTGAAAAAAACTAAACCAATAACTATTCTTTGTATCCTCTTTGTATTTCATTTTGGATTGAATGCGCAAATCAGTTATAATGCACTTCCCTGGAGAATGAGCACTGCATACAATAATTATTTGCTGCGCGATGTTCATCAACAGTATGCTGACAGAAAAATAGAAATTGAAAAAGCATTTGCTTCAAAAGAAAAAATGATTGCGTATCGGGATGACTGTATTCAGCGATATAAAAAAATAATGGGAGGTCTTCCTGAAAAAGGCAATCTAAATGCCCGTTTTACAGGGAGTTCTGCGTATGAAGGTTTTCGTATTGAAAAAATTATATTTGAAAGTTTGCCCCATCGTTATGTTACAGCCAACCTGTATATTCCAGATGGGGAGGGACCATTTCCGGCGGCACTACAACTTTGTGGGCACGGGTTGGGTGGAAAAATTCCGGCATCAAATTCGGCTTTACTTTTTGCACAAAACGGAATTGCTGTTTTGGTAGTAGACCCAATCGGGCAGGGTGAACGTATTCAGTTTATTGATGACGAGAGCAATACACTAACCCGGGGAGCAACAACCGAACATACTCTGTTAAATGCGGGTGCAAATTTATTGGGAACAAGTCTGGCAGCTCTGGAATTTTGGGATAACCACCGGGCAATTGATTACCTGGTAAGCCGGGAAGATATTGACAAAAACAATATCGGCGCATACGGAAGTTCGGGAGGAGGGACACAAACATCCTATTTAATTGGTCTCGATGAACGAATCAAAGTAGCCTCGGTTTGCAGTTATTTTACTCAAAGAGAAAAAGTTTTGGAAGTTTATGGTCCATCCGATGGTTGTCAGCATATTCCTTACGAAGGGAAGGAACATTTAGAAATAGCAGACTTTGTTCTGATGATGGGACCCAAACCGGTTTTAATTCTGTCCGGGAAATACGATTTTGTCGATTATTGGGGAGCAACGCAAGCTTTTAAAGAGTTAAAAAAAGGGTATACCGCGTTAGGTAGCCCGGAAAAAGTAAGTATGTTTTCAGTGGAAAACGGACATGGAATGCCCAAACCCAAACGGGAAGCTTTGGTTACATGGTTTAAAAAATGGATGTTGAATGATGACACGCCTGTTGTTGAAACAGAGTTATTTCATATTCCCGAAGAAGACCTTCAATGCACTGGCACCGGACAAGTAAATTCAGCTATTGCAGATAATATTTCAGTCCCGGATTATTTTTTAGATGAAGCCAAAACTACAGAGGAGCAAAGAATTGAGTTCCTTAAAAACGATTTAAAGACGATAACCGGAAAGGTTAATGAAATTCTGTGTATAGGAAATGAATTGGAAGAAATATTTCCCGAACAAACAGGGGAAATTAAAATGAGAACTTATGATATACAAAAATATCAGATTATCAGACCAGAACAGATGCCTTTGCCTTGTGTACTTGTACTTCCGGGAAATATTACTCCTGAAAGTCAGATTACTATCTTTTTAAATGAAGGTGGGAAAGACGAAATTTTGAGTGATGCAAGAACAATGGAGTCTTATGCAAATCAGGGTGAAATATTGATTGTTGCTGATTTAAGAGGATACGGCGAAACCTCAGATCCTTTGAGTTTAAACGACACAAAATATTGGAACCGTGAGTATAGAAATGCTATGATTAGTAAGCACATTGGAAAACCAATTGTGGGGCAAAGAGTAATTGATGTAAAAACTATTTTAGACTTTGTTGATACAGAATCGATTTTGAAAGGAAGAATAGTTAAGATTAAGGCCAATGGAACGTACGGTCCTGTTGCGGTTCATGCCACTTTTCTTGACGAAAGAATATCAAAAACAGAAATTACAGGTTCGATAAAAAGTTATACCGAATTTCTGAAAAATCCGATGCAGAGAAATGTATATTCCAATGTTCTTTATGGTGTTTTACAGTATTACGATTTAAAGGATTTGATTGAAATATCCGGAAAGAACCGGATACGATTTTTAGATTAG
- a CDS encoding ABC transporter ATP-binding protein, whose translation MIKTKNLKFKYKRGNEMNFPDLEMASGEQMAMIGDSGSGKTTLLHLLAGILSPSSGEIVVDDTNICKLKQNKLDEFRGKNFGFIFQKHLFVEDISMNKNLLIAQTLAGGSKDPDYVSQLTEQLGIAKLVNKYPSELSQGELQRFSVARSLVNKPLALFADEPTSSLDDNNCMRFITLLQKVSSEHKLTLLIATHDSRIKKQFENILYLKPSGK comes from the coding sequence ATGATAAAAACCAAAAATTTAAAATTTAAGTACAAACGAGGCAATGAGATGAATTTTCCGGATTTGGAAATGGCCTCGGGCGAACAAATGGCGATGATCGGCGATTCCGGTTCAGGAAAAACCACTTTGCTTCATTTGCTTGCAGGAATTTTGTCTCCTTCTTCAGGAGAAATAGTAGTTGACGATACCAACATTTGCAAACTAAAGCAAAACAAGTTGGATGAATTTCGTGGAAAGAACTTTGGATTTATTTTCCAGAAGCACTTGTTTGTTGAAGACATCAGTATGAACAAAAATTTGCTGATTGCGCAAACACTGGCCGGCGGTTCAAAAGATCCGGATTATGTATCCCAATTGACAGAACAGTTGGGAATTGCAAAACTGGTGAATAAATATCCTTCGGAATTAAGTCAGGGCGAACTTCAGCGTTTTTCGGTGGCACGCTCTCTGGTAAATAAGCCTCTGGCTTTGTTTGCCGATGAACCAACCTCTAGTCTCGATGATAACAATTGTATGCGGTTTATTACGCTTTTACAAAAAGTGTCATCGGAACATAAACTTACATTACTGATTGCAACGCACGATTCCCGAATCAAAAAACAATTCGAGAATATTCTTTACTTAAAACCATCGGGAAAATGA
- a CDS encoding ABC transporter permease produces the protein MNIFKLSIAKLTAKPFNTFLSLLLFAVGVTIISLIFRFEKRFEQNFRQNIAGVDLVVGAKGSPLQLILSSVFQADVPTGNISLEEANKIKSNPMVKSTIPMALGDNYKGYRIVGTEQSYPDLYECKLKEGKWFSKSMDVVIGAEVAEKTGLKVGDLFTGVHGFTQSGHHHDEFKYTVVGIMEPNENVTNRLVLTPVESVWLVHSHHHHHEGVEEEDEDHHHEEAEAEEHHHDEHAHEEEHVHSALLDSALYKVEHQQDLSKEELRAYNDYKGILQEADSDPSSEITALLVFARSPIAIASLPRIINENTNMQAASPALELNRLMGFLGYGIETFKILAWIIIVISGLNILIHLTNTLNQSIYEVALLRALGASRIKVMFLLLSQGTILSLGGWLAGIIISRIIWLILPQISAISFTGIQGISGKELLLLLYCFIVGALASLFPAIKAYKTDIHFILSKI, from the coding sequence ATGAATATATTCAAATTGAGTATCGCAAAATTAACCGCCAAACCCTTCAATACATTTTTAAGCTTGTTATTATTTGCTGTCGGAGTCACTATTATTTCGCTGATATTCCGGTTCGAAAAACGTTTTGAACAAAACTTTCGACAAAATATTGCAGGCGTAGATTTGGTTGTTGGAGCGAAAGGAAGTCCGTTGCAATTAATACTTTCTTCTGTTTTTCAGGCCGACGTTCCTACCGGAAATATTAGTTTGGAAGAGGCCAATAAAATCAAATCAAACCCGATGGTGAAAAGTACCATTCCAATGGCATTGGGAGACAATTACAAAGGCTACCGCATTGTTGGAACAGAACAATCGTACCCCGATTTGTATGAATGTAAACTGAAGGAAGGAAAGTGGTTTTCAAAATCGATGGACGTGGTAATTGGTGCTGAAGTTGCTGAAAAAACAGGATTGAAAGTTGGCGATTTATTTACCGGTGTTCACGGTTTTACGCAATCCGGCCATCATCACGATGAGTTTAAATACACTGTTGTAGGAATAATGGAACCGAATGAAAATGTAACGAACCGGCTTGTTCTTACTCCTGTAGAAAGTGTATGGCTGGTACATTCTCATCATCACCATCACGAGGGAGTTGAAGAAGAGGACGAAGATCATCATCATGAAGAGGCAGAAGCAGAAGAACATCACCACGATGAACATGCACATGAGGAAGAACATGTTCACAGTGCTTTGCTTGATTCGGCTTTGTATAAAGTTGAACACCAGCAAGATCTTTCAAAAGAAGAACTTCGCGCATACAACGATTATAAAGGAATTTTGCAGGAAGCAGACAGTGATCCTTCCAGTGAAATCACAGCGCTTTTGGTGTTTGCCCGCAGTCCGATCGCAATTGCTTCTTTGCCTCGTATTATCAACGAAAATACAAATATGCAGGCTGCCTCTCCGGCACTCGAATTAAACCGATTAATGGGCTTTTTAGGGTACGGAATTGAAACATTTAAAATTCTGGCGTGGATAATAATTGTTATTTCCGGGTTGAATATTTTAATTCATTTAACCAATACGCTCAATCAAAGTATTTACGAAGTGGCATTGTTAAGAGCGCTCGGCGCTTCCCGCATTAAAGTTATGTTTTTGCTGCTTTCACAAGGAACTATTTTATCTTTGGGAGGCTGGTTAGCCGGAATCATTATTTCACGAATAATTTGGCTGATATTACCACAAATTTCAGCAATTAGTTTTACCGGAATACAGGGAATAAGCGGAAAAGAGTTGTTGTTATTGTTATATTGTTTTATTGTCGGGGCACTGGCATCGCTGTTTCCGGCCATTAAAGCGTATAAAACAGATATTCATTTTATTTTAAGCAAGATTTAA
- a CDS encoding 3-keto-disaccharide hydrolase — translation MNKLKAFILLFVFILVGFISAQAQRVESDSPLIGKWDLTINMTEDQIENLGLFRHGLMASDGFPGWLRVKLSGFSTLTGYYVGYEGSARPIAEVVYDESEDKYHFTIPPQWMDIDDLYFEFTLKDDKLSGYQMLNGNKLEWTGVRAPSLEREEPPIWGNPINLITENMDRWIIPANNKFQMIDGVMVNTESGGNLISNQKFNDFKLSVEFRYPAGSNSGIYLRGRHELQIEDSKGRTDEVSIGGIYGFIAPSVYAANKPGEWQTYEVTLVGRHVTVVLNGKEVISNRPIPGITGGSLDSKEGEPGPIMIQGDHGPVEFRKFVITPSVN, via the coding sequence ATGAACAAACTAAAAGCTTTCATTTTACTATTTGTATTTATTCTAGTTGGTTTTATTTCTGCACAGGCGCAACGCGTTGAAAGTGACTCGCCATTAATTGGCAAATGGGATCTCACCATAAATATGACTGAAGACCAGATAGAAAATCTCGGACTTTTCAGACATGGATTAATGGCTTCTGACGGTTTCCCGGGATGGCTCCGGGTAAAATTATCTGGTTTCTCTACGCTTACCGGATACTATGTTGGGTATGAAGGCAGTGCAAGGCCAATTGCTGAAGTTGTTTATGATGAAAGCGAGGATAAATATCATTTTACCATTCCTCCTCAATGGATGGATATCGACGATCTTTATTTTGAGTTTACTTTAAAAGACGATAAGCTCTCTGGTTATCAGATGCTGAATGGCAACAAATTAGAGTGGACTGGTGTTCGGGCTCCGTCACTGGAAAGAGAAGAACCACCGATTTGGGGAAATCCCATCAATCTGATCACCGAAAACATGGACAGATGGATAATTCCGGCGAACAACAAATTTCAGATGATTGATGGTGTAATGGTAAACACCGAATCGGGCGGCAATCTGATTTCCAACCAGAAATTTAATGATTTTAAACTCAGTGTAGAATTCAGATATCCCGCAGGAAGTAACAGTGGAATTTATCTTCGTGGCCGTCATGAACTTCAGATTGAAGATTCAAAAGGAAGAACAGATGAAGTAAGTATTGGTGGTATTTACGGTTTTATTGCACCATCGGTTTATGCCGCTAATAAACCGGGAGAATGGCAGACTTACGAAGTAACACTTGTTGGCCGCCATGTTACCGTTGTACTAAATGGAAAAGAAGTTATTTCGAATCGCCCTATTCCGGGAATTACAGGTGGATCGCTCGATAGCAAAGAAGGAGAACCCGGACCAATCATGATCCAGGGTGATCACGGACCAGTGGAATTTCGCAAGTTTGTTATTACACCGTCAGTTAACTAG
- a CDS encoding DUF4625 domain-containing protein, which produces MKALKIFPGLCLVLFVFTTCSEDDIDDVKPEIDLTISGAFPLNCDTLYFGETFTLKMLFTDNAELGSYSIDIHNNFDHHSHSTEVSECSLDEIKDAVNAFVFIEDFEIPEGLDAYEASEEVSIPESDSDGEFDEGDYHFFISLVDKEGWSVQRGLSIKILRR; this is translated from the coding sequence ATGAAAGCTTTAAAAATATTTCCAGGATTATGTTTGGTTTTGTTTGTTTTTACTACATGTTCTGAAGATGATATAGACGACGTGAAACCAGAAATTGATTTGACAATTTCAGGTGCATTTCCGCTTAATTGTGATACGCTTTATTTTGGCGAAACCTTTACATTAAAAATGCTTTTTACCGATAATGCTGAGCTGGGATCGTATAGTATAGATATTCACAATAATTTTGATCATCATTCACATAGCACCGAAGTATCAGAGTGTAGTTTGGATGAAATAAAAGATGCTGTAAATGCTTTTGTTTTTATAGAAGATTTTGAAATACCGGAAGGACTCGATGCTTACGAAGCTTCGGAGGAGGTATCTATTCCTGAAAGCGACAGCGATGGTGAATTTGATGAGGGCGATTATCATTTTTTTATCAGCCTGGTTGATAAAGAAGGATGGTCGGTGCAAAGAGGACTGAGCATTAAGATTTTGAGGAGGTAA
- a CDS encoding DUF4625 domain-containing protein, producing the protein MKTTIKTIALLFVATMMLFITSCDKENPDRPVISDLELGISDNHVAYAGADLHIEALIEAEGRIDVVEVEIHQEEGSSDEIDSTFTEFAGLKSTTFHKHVDIPEDTPIGTYHVHITVTDQEGYQTTVEDEIEIEELADEEAPEITISSAPESGTSFSSGETITISGTVTDNISLAGLLVALVYESDNIADADVAGDNTAVIVMLHTHDFDDPDETEFTASIVVGAENDNNMTPAAIEGDNAWKSGNYYILVKSKDAKANWAYLDHYPIVINY; encoded by the coding sequence ATGAAAACGACAATTAAAACAATCGCACTATTATTTGTAGCGACAATGATGCTTTTTATTACTTCTTGTGATAAAGAAAATCCTGACAGACCTGTTATAAGCGATTTGGAACTGGGAATTAGTGATAACCACGTTGCTTACGCAGGTGCCGATTTACATATTGAAGCACTTATTGAAGCAGAAGGCAGAATCGATGTTGTAGAAGTGGAAATTCATCAGGAAGAAGGCAGTAGCGATGAAATTGATTCTACTTTTACTGAATTTGCAGGATTGAAAAGTACCACTTTTCATAAACACGTAGACATTCCTGAAGATACTCCTATTGGTACCTATCATGTCCATATTACAGTAACCGACCAGGAAGGTTATCAAACAACAGTGGAAGATGAAATTGAGATAGAAGAATTAGCAGATGAAGAAGCTCCTGAAATAACCATTTCATCAGCACCTGAAAGTGGAACAAGTTTTTCATCGGGGGAAACAATTACCATTTCAGGAACGGTTACCGATAATATTTCACTTGCCGGGTTGCTTGTTGCGCTGGTTTACGAATCAGATAATATTGCAGATGCTGATGTTGCCGGAGATAATACTGCTGTTATTGTAATGCTTCATACCCACGATTTTGACGATCCGGATGAAACAGAATTTACAGCATCGATTGTAGTTGGAGCTGAAAATGATAATAACATGACACCGGCTGCTATTGAAGGCGATAACGCATGGAAATCAGGGAATTATTACATCCTTGTGAAAAGTAAAGACGCGAAAGCAAACTGGGCTTATTTAGACCACTATCCGATAGTTATTAATTATTGA
- a CDS encoding Fur family transcriptional regulator, which translates to MGPLEILQEHNLKRTACREGILSMMLESGLALSENEIKDELSGHFDRTTFYRSFKTLLEKKIIHKIVVDNQRVKYALDNSLTHKSKHAHFYCKECDSVICLDDIPVNEPEVPQGFEASETEIIIKGVCSTCKKSK; encoded by the coding sequence ATGGGACCACTGGAAATTTTACAAGAGCATAATTTAAAGCGAACAGCTTGCCGGGAAGGAATTTTATCGATGATGCTGGAATCGGGGCTTGCACTTTCCGAGAATGAGATAAAGGACGAATTGAGTGGACATTTCGACAGAACAACGTTTTACCGTTCGTTTAAAACACTTCTTGAAAAAAAGATTATTCACAAAATTGTAGTGGATAACCAAAGGGTAAAATATGCACTCGATAATTCTTTAACACATAAAAGCAAACATGCACATTTTTATTGTAAAGAGTGTGACAGTGTGATTTGTCTTGATGATATTCCTGTTAACGAACCTGAAGTTCCACAAGGCTTCGAAGCCAGTGAAACGGAAATAATAATTAAAGGCGTTTGTAGTACTTGCAAAAAATCAAAATAA